Proteins encoded together in one Fimbriiglobus ruber window:
- a CDS encoding DUF1549 domain-containing protein, whose protein sequence is MLSLAILSIGLSAGPAESPTELAAWLDARLETAWRAKGEPPRAVVSDEIFLRRAFLELTGTIPSVAEARDFLEDPSATKRQRLIQTLLEDKRYAEHFGRLWARTMAPAGTTRGPLEAWLRTEFRKNTPFDQTTKAVLTAKGDSTTAGPAAFYFAVGNTPERITEAVARGFLGIRLGCAQCHNHPFTGWKQEDFWGLAAFFASTGNMAGPVTDGPARKVSPMNSSKEFDAKFLIGPAPEFRGSRSARAVLADWLATPENPYFAANVVNRVWQDLCGAGLVSSVDDLDTVEAAERGQVLDGLTAKFVASGFDMRWLIEGICLSKAYQLASSGSESSPGRRPVRTLTPDQVFASLDQSLGLKKGRGVGIRFTPEGRSLMVRLEEARGSTPTDYKGGIPQALLLLNGNLLTEATALDSSLTLRAIVEAPFLNETEKLETLYLAAYSRQPRQEERERMLKVIGAKPADPAARRQAYSNIFWALMNSPEFVLCP, encoded by the coding sequence GTGCTGTCATTGGCGATCCTCAGTATCGGGTTGTCGGCGGGGCCGGCCGAGAGCCCCACGGAACTGGCCGCCTGGCTCGACGCCCGGCTGGAAACGGCGTGGCGCGCGAAAGGCGAGCCGCCCCGAGCCGTGGTCTCGGACGAGATCTTTCTCCGCCGCGCGTTCCTCGAACTCACGGGCACCATCCCGAGTGTGGCCGAGGCCCGCGACTTCCTCGAAGACCCGAGCGCGACGAAACGACAACGGTTGATCCAGACGCTTCTGGAAGACAAGCGGTACGCGGAACACTTCGGCCGCCTGTGGGCCCGCACGATGGCGCCGGCCGGCACCACCCGCGGGCCGCTCGAAGCCTGGCTGCGGACCGAGTTCCGCAAGAACACGCCCTTCGACCAGACGACCAAGGCCGTTCTCACGGCCAAGGGGGATTCCACGACGGCCGGCCCCGCGGCGTTTTATTTCGCCGTGGGTAACACGCCCGAGCGGATCACCGAGGCGGTGGCGCGGGGCTTCCTGGGCATCCGCCTCGGCTGTGCCCAGTGCCACAACCACCCGTTCACCGGCTGGAAACAGGAAGATTTCTGGGGTCTGGCGGCGTTCTTCGCCAGCACGGGCAACATGGCCGGCCCGGTGACCGACGGGCCGGCGCGGAAAGTCAGCCCGATGAACAGTAGCAAGGAATTCGACGCCAAGTTCCTCATCGGACCGGCGCCGGAATTCCGCGGCAGCCGATCCGCCCGGGCCGTGCTGGCTGACTGGCTCGCGACCCCGGAGAACCCGTACTTCGCCGCGAACGTCGTCAACCGCGTATGGCAAGATCTGTGTGGCGCCGGTCTGGTTTCGTCCGTCGATGACCTGGATACAGTAGAAGCCGCCGAGCGCGGGCAGGTACTCGACGGGCTAACCGCGAAGTTCGTCGCGAGCGGGTTCGACATGCGCTGGCTGATCGAGGGGATCTGCCTTAGTAAGGCTTATCAGCTGGCTAGTTCTGGGAGCGAAAGTAGTCCCGGTCGGCGGCCGGTGCGGACCCTCACGCCGGATCAGGTCTTCGCCTCACTCGATCAGTCATTGGGGCTCAAGAAGGGCCGTGGGGTCGGCATTCGATTTACGCCCGAGGGGCGGTCGCTCATGGTCCGGCTCGAAGAAGCCCGAGGCTCGACGCCCACAGACTACAAGGGCGGCATTCCCCAGGCGCTCCTCCTGTTGAATGGTAACCTACTGACCGAGGCGACGGCCCTCGACTCCTCCCTGACCCTCCGGGCGATCGTCGAGGCACCCTTCTTAAATGAGACCGAAAAGCTGGAAACGCTCTACCTGGCGGCGTACAGTCGACAGCCACGGCAGGAAGAGCGTGAGCGGATGCTCAAAGTTATTGGGGCGAAGCCCGCCGATCCGGCGGCCCGCCGACAGGCGTACTCGAACATCTTTTGGGCCTTGATGAATAGCCCGGAATTCGTCCTCTGTCCGTGA
- a CDS encoding DUF1501 domain-containing protein has protein sequence MLTRDFGRRDFLRMSLASAAGAAACPWLPALAAAAGKKPAKACIVLWMSGGPSQTDTWDLKPDHKNGGPTKEIATAASGVRFSEYLPQLAAAAKDLGIVRSMTTKEGEHGRATQLLHTGQLPTDAVAYPALGSLLAKELGDPDHDLPSYVTISPGGLNNVGAGFLGPQFAPLAVSGISDDPNARANLSIDNLKPDRAVGNDDQDIRRKLLEGLQTDFGKRYGGAAAAAHAASYRKAQRMVDTEARGAFRLDEEPAKLREAYGRSRFGQGCLLARRLLERGVSFVEVTLDGWDTHTNNFEAVKGLNGTLDPAFATLLSDLKTRGMLANTLVVWMGEFGRTPIINRTTGRDHFPVAWSTVLAGAGIKGGRAVGSTGKDGMAVTDRPVTVTDFLATVCTAVGVDPEKENHTWDGRPISLVKGGKPIEELVG, from the coding sequence ATGTTGACGCGTGATTTCGGCCGGCGGGATTTCCTGCGGATGAGTCTCGCCAGCGCGGCCGGGGCCGCGGCCTGCCCGTGGCTGCCGGCGCTCGCGGCCGCGGCCGGGAAGAAGCCCGCCAAGGCGTGCATCGTCCTCTGGATGTCCGGCGGCCCGAGCCAGACGGACACCTGGGATCTCAAGCCGGACCACAAAAACGGCGGGCCGACCAAGGAGATCGCGACGGCCGCATCCGGGGTGCGGTTCAGCGAGTACCTTCCCCAACTCGCCGCGGCCGCCAAGGATCTCGGCATCGTCCGCAGCATGACGACGAAAGAAGGCGAACACGGCCGCGCCACGCAACTGCTCCACACCGGTCAACTCCCCACCGACGCTGTGGCGTACCCGGCCCTCGGCTCGCTGCTCGCCAAGGAACTTGGCGACCCGGACCACGACCTACCGAGCTACGTCACGATTTCGCCCGGCGGTCTGAATAACGTCGGTGCCGGATTCCTCGGCCCGCAGTTCGCTCCGCTGGCCGTCTCGGGGATCAGCGACGACCCGAATGCCCGGGCGAATCTGAGCATCGACAACTTGAAGCCGGACCGGGCGGTGGGTAACGACGACCAGGACATTCGCCGCAAGCTGCTCGAAGGCTTGCAAACTGACTTCGGCAAGCGTTACGGCGGGGCGGCGGCCGCGGCACACGCGGCCAGCTACCGGAAAGCCCAGCGGATGGTCGACACCGAAGCCCGCGGTGCCTTCCGGCTGGACGAGGAGCCCGCCAAGCTCCGCGAGGCTTACGGCCGCAGTCGCTTCGGCCAGGGCTGTTTGCTCGCCCGCCGGCTGCTGGAACGCGGGGTGTCCTTCGTCGAGGTAACGCTCGACGGGTGGGACACGCACACGAACAACTTCGAAGCCGTCAAGGGGCTGAACGGGACGCTCGACCCGGCATTCGCGACGCTGCTATCCGACCTGAAAACCCGCGGGATGCTCGCGAACACGCTGGTTGTGTGGATGGGCGAGTTCGGCCGGACGCCCATCATCAACCGCACGACCGGCCGCGACCACTTCCCGGTCGCCTGGTCGACCGTGTTAGCCGGGGCGGGGATCAAGGGCGGTCGGGCGGTCGGGAGCACCGGGAAGGACGGGATGGCTGTGACGGACCGGCCGGTCACCGTCACCGACTTCCTCGCCACCGTTTGCACCGCCGTGGGCGTCGACCCCGAGAAAGAGAACCACACCTGGGACGGTCGGCCGATCTCGCTCGTCAAGGGCGGCAAGCCGATCGAGGAGCTGGTCGGATGA
- a CDS encoding EF-hand domain-containing protein: MIGTARVLGLLAAATALALVGVAVGREGGTAPPPPPAVDPESARDVFLLLDRGPLHLRLHVTIGGKSPQAVRREYLARLFKSLDLDHDGKLSRAEFDRSPLNTAARGAIGRRSNKEAAEEVPAAKLAEALERVAGETLAFRQDDSARKTDDLVFAALDADHNGTLSEDEIAQATALLLLKDQDEDDCVTLDEFKPVETVAVAQVVFPGARERPLAAVSTLMLDGAGALFAQRLIRRYDRNRDGRLSAEEIGFAPERFRALDTDGDGKLSPDELAAFRKQKPDVEAALDLEPSAGDASQIRVADGQNAQTIRPDLVAFSSADGVLELAVRRYDPIASAVADARLQFNRLDADENSYLDRDELKDNARFQRGLFEIIDADGDDKIFWPEMERYVRNRADAAATRCDIVLHDLGHGFFEALDRNHDGRLGLREIRAASATLRTLRKPGDALLRATDPPRRLHLEVVRGSFQLFSNPVGPMLVSQPVVQVRTPVGPVWFQRMDRNNDGDLTWKEFLGPRHVFEMLDADHDGLIDAKEAEKAR; the protein is encoded by the coding sequence ATGATCGGCACCGCGCGAGTCCTGGGGTTGCTCGCCGCGGCGACCGCGCTCGCCCTGGTGGGGGTGGCGGTCGGGCGCGAGGGGGGGACCGCGCCGCCCCCACCACCCGCAGTCGACCCGGAGAGCGCCCGCGACGTATTTTTGCTGCTCGACCGCGGGCCACTGCACCTTCGGCTACACGTCACGATTGGCGGCAAGTCGCCCCAGGCCGTCCGCCGGGAGTACCTGGCCCGGTTGTTCAAGTCGCTCGACCTGGACCACGACGGCAAGCTGAGCCGGGCCGAGTTCGACCGGTCGCCGTTGAACACGGCGGCGCGCGGGGCGATCGGACGCCGATCGAATAAGGAGGCGGCCGAAGAGGTGCCCGCGGCCAAGCTCGCCGAGGCCCTTGAACGCGTAGCAGGCGAAACCCTCGCTTTCCGACAGGACGATTCGGCCCGCAAGACAGACGACCTGGTTTTCGCCGCGCTAGACGCCGACCACAACGGCACTTTGAGCGAGGATGAAATCGCACAAGCGACCGCCCTGCTCCTGCTCAAGGATCAGGACGAAGACGACTGCGTGACCCTCGACGAGTTCAAGCCGGTCGAAACGGTGGCGGTGGCGCAGGTCGTTTTCCCGGGAGCCCGCGAACGGCCGCTCGCCGCGGTTAGCACTCTCATGCTGGACGGCGCCGGTGCTCTCTTCGCCCAACGGCTGATTCGCCGGTACGACCGCAACCGCGACGGCCGGCTGTCCGCCGAAGAGATCGGCTTCGCCCCTGAACGGTTCCGCGCCCTCGACACCGACGGGGACGGGAAGCTCTCGCCGGACGAACTCGCGGCCTTCCGAAAGCAAAAGCCGGACGTGGAGGCGGCCCTGGACTTGGAGCCGTCGGCCGGAGACGCGTCCCAGATCCGGGTGGCCGACGGGCAAAACGCCCAGACGATCCGCCCGGACCTCGTGGCCTTCTCGTCCGCCGATGGCGTCCTCGAACTGGCGGTCCGCCGGTACGACCCGATCGCCTCAGCGGTGGCCGACGCCCGACTACAGTTCAACCGCCTGGACGCCGACGAGAACAGTTACCTCGACCGCGACGAGCTGAAGGACAACGCCCGGTTCCAGCGTGGGCTGTTCGAGATCATCGACGCCGACGGCGACGACAAGATCTTCTGGCCGGAAATGGAGCGGTACGTCCGCAACCGGGCGGACGCGGCCGCGACCCGCTGCGATATCGTCCTGCACGACCTGGGCCACGGGTTCTTCGAGGCGCTCGACCGGAACCACGACGGCCGGCTCGGCCTCCGCGAGATCCGGGCCGCGTCCGCGACGCTGCGGACCTTGCGGAAGCCCGGCGACGCGCTCCTCCGCGCGACCGACCCGCCGCGCCGCCTCCACCTCGAAGTGGTCCGCGGGAGCTTTCAACTGTTCAGTAACCCGGTCGGCCCGATGCTGGTGTCCCAGCCGGTCGTGCAGGTGCGAACGCCGGTCGGCCCGGTCTGGTTCCAGCGGATGGACCGGAACAACGACGGCGACCTGACCTGGAAAGAATTCCTCGGCCCACGGCACGTGTTCGAAATGCTCGACGCCGACCACGACGGCTTGATCGATGCCAAAGAAGCCGAGAAGGCTCGCTGA
- a CDS encoding AAA family ATPase, translating to MPVAEPRPGAAAEANGRPIHDDATAVRRLGEARERIKEEVGRVIVGQSEIVDLLLVGLLCRGHVLLHGVPGLGKTLMAKTLADSLAMEFRRVQFTPDLMPSDITGTDIVKEDPASGRHTLEFLPGPVFTNFLLADEINRTPPKTQAALLQAMQEGDVTVGRQTYPLPKPFFVVATQNPIDMEGTYPLPEAQVDRFMFSLRIAYPSIEEEVRIIKGTTGTAIAKASAALTADEVIRLQEYVRGVPIADSVVNYAARLVAATRPGCGGPANLHKYIAYGASPRASQCLVLGAKARAILAGQFHVDFADLKALAAPVLRHRLVLNFHARADKIDADQLVTQLLASVPQDV from the coding sequence ATGCCAGTTGCCGAACCCCGGCCCGGGGCCGCCGCCGAAGCGAACGGCCGCCCGATTCACGACGACGCTACCGCCGTCCGCCGCCTGGGCGAAGCCCGTGAGCGGATCAAGGAGGAAGTCGGCCGGGTGATCGTCGGCCAGAGCGAGATCGTCGACCTGCTCCTCGTCGGCCTGCTCTGCCGGGGCCACGTCCTGTTGCACGGGGTTCCGGGCCTGGGCAAAACGCTGATGGCCAAGACCCTGGCGGACTCGCTGGCGATGGAGTTCCGCCGGGTTCAGTTCACCCCGGACCTGATGCCGTCCGACATCACCGGCACGGACATCGTCAAGGAAGACCCGGCGTCCGGCCGGCACACGCTCGAATTCCTGCCAGGCCCGGTGTTCACGAACTTCCTCCTCGCGGACGAGATCAACCGGACTCCGCCGAAGACCCAGGCGGCCCTGCTCCAGGCGATGCAGGAGGGCGACGTCACGGTCGGCCGCCAGACGTACCCGCTGCCGAAGCCGTTCTTCGTCGTGGCGACCCAGAACCCGATCGACATGGAAGGCACCTACCCACTACCGGAAGCCCAGGTCGACCGGTTCATGTTCAGCCTCCGCATCGCCTACCCGTCGATCGAGGAGGAGGTCCGGATCATCAAGGGGACGACCGGCACCGCGATCGCGAAGGCGTCGGCCGCCCTGACCGCCGACGAGGTCATCCGGTTGCAAGAGTACGTCCGCGGCGTGCCGATCGCGGACAGCGTGGTGAACTACGCGGCCCGCCTCGTGGCCGCGACCCGGCCCGGTTGCGGCGGCCCGGCCAACTTACACAAGTACATCGCCTACGGGGCGAGCCCGCGGGCGTCGCAGTGTCTGGTCCTGGGGGCGAAGGCCCGGGCGATCCTCGCCGGCCAGTTCCACGTCGACTTCGCGGACCTGAAGGCGCTGGCCGCGCCGGTCCTGCGGCACCGGCTGGTCCTCAACTTCCACGCCCGGGCCGACAAGATCGACGCCGACCAACTGGTCACCCAACTTCTCGCCAGCGTCCCCCAGGACGTGTAA
- a CDS encoding DUF58 domain-containing protein: protein MSATPDLSDPAYFAQLDSIELRVRSIVEGFLHGLHRSPHVGFSVEFASHHEYVRGDDPRHINWKLYARQHRLYVKEFDGDTNLNLYILLDVSSSMACASLGLSKLHYAAALAGSLAHLALRQHDAAGIILFAAEVLASLPPRSKTHQLQEILGLIANATPRAETDAGRAIHQAASMCRQRGMVAVISDCFDDVPRLLDGLDHLLFLNHEVVLFQILDPWERDLPLEGNVRFRDLETGETLTTISEGVRAGYQAAVREWLTELDGACLSRGIDRVELTTDEPLDRALLSYFMRRSRH from the coding sequence ATGAGTGCCACGCCCGACCTCTCGGACCCCGCGTACTTCGCACAGCTCGACAGCATCGAGTTGCGCGTGCGGTCGATCGTCGAGGGCTTCCTCCACGGCCTGCACCGGAGCCCGCACGTCGGGTTCAGCGTCGAGTTCGCGTCGCACCACGAGTATGTGCGCGGGGACGACCCGCGGCACATCAACTGGAAACTTTACGCCCGGCAGCACCGGTTGTACGTCAAGGAGTTCGACGGCGACACCAACCTGAACCTGTATATCCTGCTCGACGTGAGTTCCTCAATGGCGTGCGCGAGCCTGGGCCTGAGTAAGCTGCACTACGCGGCGGCGCTGGCCGGGTCGCTCGCGCACCTCGCGCTACGACAGCACGACGCGGCCGGGATCATCCTCTTCGCGGCCGAAGTTCTCGCCAGCTTGCCGCCGCGGTCGAAGACGCACCAGTTGCAGGAGATCCTCGGGCTGATCGCGAACGCCACCCCGCGGGCCGAGACGGACGCCGGGCGAGCGATCCACCAGGCGGCCTCCATGTGCCGGCAGCGCGGCATGGTGGCCGTGATCTCGGACTGCTTCGATGACGTACCCCGGCTCCTGGACGGACTCGACCACCTGTTGTTCCTGAACCACGAGGTGGTGCTGTTCCAAATCCTCGACCCGTGGGAGCGCGACCTGCCGCTCGAAGGCAACGTCCGCTTCCGCGACCTCGAAACGGGCGAAACGTTGACGACGATCAGCGAGGGCGTCCGTGCCGGTTACCAGGCCGCGGTCCGTGAGTGGCTGACGGAACTCGACGGCGCGTGCCTCTCGCGGGGGATCGACCGCGTCGAGCTGACGACCGACGAGCCACTCGACCGTGCGCTGCTGAGCTACTTCATGCGGCGGTCGCGACATTAG
- a CDS encoding vWA domain-containing protein — protein sequence MEFVHASLLAGLAAVALPVIVHLFFRRRARPVDLGTLRFLKIAVRNDTRRRAIKRWILLLLRIACVVLLVFMFARPYRAEFAGGGSTGLTVLLIDRSASMGRQRDGTRLVDHALRELPSILARIPANSRVEAAWFDTRVEPMGASEDDGRGTLSRAEAPATLIGGTDFATALTWAGARCNAARGSGPLSVHVVTDLQRSGFGSLEEFAFPKDVPVRVWDVGVPTSANVAVTEVRPVSLMVPADRPTTVQASVLNARPTPLDHLSVRLKLANGGKVVDVPAVAAASPGATATVSFETPPLSPGLWQGTVSFAAEDDLPLDNARHVAIYAAAKPRVLLLDGAARDVAALGEGYFLEAALRLAPPGDAAADGPFQVAILPYTSGARLPDLSQVDVLVAADVAGFPAADAAKIREFLKRGGGAVVLGGNNLGPASTAQYAVADLSVGEVAGTHAARDQPFRVSEFAADDPVLAPFADPQHGDLRRLTFSGCTRVVPAAGVRVLARLKDGTPLLLERPAGSKRVLWWAAAAGREHGEWSRSRLFLPLVHQLVRGAAGVVGAGPVRDLPAAGEVPGVKQVGDAWEVRNLEPQESDLDRCTAEEFASRLGVTPATDSDSLVAEENKPGDESRTGEWWPWLWLALVVCWVLEGLLANRTIA from the coding sequence ATGGAATTCGTTCACGCATCCCTGTTGGCGGGTCTGGCGGCGGTGGCCCTGCCGGTCATCGTCCACCTGTTCTTCCGCCGCCGGGCCCGGCCGGTGGACCTGGGGACGCTGCGGTTCCTGAAAATCGCCGTCCGCAATGACACCCGCCGGCGGGCGATCAAGCGGTGGATACTCCTGCTCCTGCGGATCGCGTGCGTCGTCCTTTTGGTGTTCATGTTCGCGCGGCCTTACCGGGCGGAATTCGCCGGCGGCGGGTCCACCGGGCTCACCGTCCTGTTGATCGACCGGTCGGCGAGCATGGGCCGTCAGCGGGACGGCACCCGGTTGGTCGATCACGCACTGCGGGAGTTGCCGTCGATCCTCGCCCGGATTCCGGCGAATTCGCGGGTCGAGGCCGCATGGTTTGACACCCGCGTCGAGCCGATGGGGGCGTCCGAAGACGACGGCCGGGGGACACTGTCGCGGGCGGAAGCACCCGCGACCCTCATCGGTGGGACCGACTTCGCCACCGCCCTGACGTGGGCCGGTGCCCGGTGCAACGCCGCCCGGGGAAGCGGCCCACTCAGCGTCCACGTCGTCACCGACCTCCAACGATCTGGCTTCGGGAGCCTGGAAGAGTTCGCGTTCCCGAAAGACGTGCCGGTCCGTGTCTGGGACGTCGGCGTGCCGACGTCGGCCAACGTCGCGGTCACCGAGGTCCGCCCGGTCAGTCTCATGGTCCCCGCGGACCGGCCGACCACGGTGCAGGCCAGCGTACTCAACGCGCGGCCGACGCCGCTCGATCACCTGTCGGTTCGCCTGAAGCTTGCCAACGGCGGCAAAGTCGTGGACGTCCCGGCCGTCGCGGCCGCGTCCCCGGGGGCCACGGCGACTGTGAGCTTTGAAACGCCGCCGCTCTCGCCGGGGCTCTGGCAGGGAACGGTATCCTTTGCCGCGGAGGACGACCTGCCTCTCGACAACGCCCGGCACGTGGCAATTTACGCGGCCGCCAAGCCCCGCGTCTTGCTCCTGGACGGGGCCGCCAGGGACGTCGCGGCGCTGGGCGAGGGGTACTTCCTGGAGGCGGCCCTGCGACTGGCTCCGCCGGGTGACGCCGCCGCGGACGGGCCGTTCCAGGTCGCGATTTTGCCGTACACCAGTGGCGCCCGGCTGCCCGACTTGAGCCAGGTCGACGTGCTGGTCGCGGCCGACGTGGCCGGCTTCCCTGCGGCAGACGCGGCCAAGATCCGGGAGTTTTTGAAACGGGGCGGCGGGGCCGTCGTCCTCGGTGGGAACAACCTTGGGCCGGCGAGTACCGCCCAGTACGCCGTCGCGGACTTGTCGGTCGGCGAGGTGGCGGGCACGCACGCGGCGCGAGACCAGCCGTTCCGGGTTTCCGAGTTCGCGGCCGACGATCCCGTGTTGGCGCCGTTCGCCGACCCGCAGCACGGCGACCTCCGCCGGTTGACGTTCTCCGGGTGTACGCGGGTCGTACCGGCCGCCGGGGTTCGCGTGCTCGCGCGGTTAAAGGACGGGACGCCGCTCCTACTCGAACGGCCGGCGGGTTCGAAACGGGTGCTGTGGTGGGCCGCGGCGGCCGGCCGTGAACACGGCGAATGGAGCCGCAGCCGGCTGTTCTTGCCGCTGGTTCATCAGCTCGTTCGCGGGGCCGCCGGGGTCGTCGGGGCCGGCCCCGTTCGCGACCTGCCCGCTGCCGGCGAGGTGCCCGGCGTCAAGCAAGTCGGCGACGCCTGGGAAGTTCGCAACCTCGAACCCCAGGAATCGGACCTCGACCGCTGCACGGCCGAGGAGTTCGCCAGCCGCCTCGGGGTGACGCCGGCCACGGACTCGGACAGCTTGGTGGCGGAAGAAAACAAACCCGGCGACGAGTCGCGGACCGGCGAATGGTGGCCGTGGCTCTGGTTGGCATTGGTCGTGTGTTGGGTCCTCGAAGGCTTACTTGCGAACCGGACGATCGCGTAA